A genomic window from Manduca sexta isolate Smith_Timp_Sample1 chromosome 5, JHU_Msex_v1.0, whole genome shotgun sequence includes:
- the LOC115454302 gene encoding Down syndrome cell adhesion molecule-like protein Dscam2 — MVICTPLSSGLDRRKRLADNRVLITQHFTERTVTPGGDISMQCAATADKPPQFVWERDGIIVSSNTDPRYAIGQIMTTDNSVVAQLNITRVRVEDGGLYSCTAKEGEHSASHENRLDVYGPPYIRSLPPIKVQSGESVNLRCPFYGYPISKIDWEYQGKLLTTNSLFQTRYKRSKHKTRRNAPLVNINGVLTIPEVTKEQNGAIYTCIVTSPSGEMARRAFEIQVIEAPVLDDLLLGTNLQEGQIVNIYCNVRTGDLPIHFEWLKDGKRIPSNLKVVERNSELFSALVIKKVSLEHCGTYTCVASNHVAKVNRSTDLYIKVAPKWLEEPANSSLLLGRRGAVSCSASGYPQPQVHWMKKDALLGTWQPVLELAGGGILSLPNGTLVIEEVSLTDEGLYSCNVENGVGQPLSKTIWMSVNKPVHFESSSANVTSQLGHPVRLECKPLGDDPIRVAWSHNGNVVDMQNQRIKFSEAKTSLGLTSTINIQYSETRDAGYYQCRASNPYGAATFNVELTILEPPTPPSDLRVESVRPRAAVVSWRDTLRANARHYSLQYSTGHYAHTWDHAVTMNVTRKDTDVRQSVELQNLRPATAYIARVATGNQVGISQFTAPVHFTTHEEAPSSPPTNVQAEQTENPGELQVSWMSPLKETHNGVIIGYHVKAVAQNSGADDSDSRTLKVSQLSGKQETLLSGLLKNTKYAVSVSAFTSAGSGPFSLPVFQDTREGAPEQAPSSVECTATSSTSLRVGWQPIALPGQGSSLVGYSVLYATEDGAWHNQTALHTELYLQNLQKYTNFTIKVAGFSNFGTGPYSYPIICATLQDVPGPPADIKMLVLSSTSLLVSWKKPDHPNGEILYYTVYVKPAASGGTARRVRAEGTRRSAEIREVTAGRAYDAWVRAATAAGEGAPSRTLTKAPDHRVVAGVASLGGTISVGVGRSVLLVCQCVGAPPPRTVWYHQHNIITHHPRFTRNHDDSLLINNIDQSLSGNYTCLAKNLYGSDSVEYNVIVLPLPESPVLRATPYKDSILVEWEQPFYITNRSSSQKISYSLTWKEANGPWQEAWPSNKLPNMSGVQKHTLTGLKCGTKYSLRITATNKVGTSQPAYMDVSTLGGVPIPPSTNEWLWSNCTHIYVQLAGWDDAGCELRGWDVEYRQLGSRVWTRAHNTMAYSDIPSWSLAPLYQPKSPYRPGSFAIGDLRPATWYQLRMTASNEAGSVTTVYSYATKNEDGSEVGPPSDLFDLNMLVIICSSILLTLCLLSCVYILVKRQRGNLTEYRDSITVENKSESGNVTANTSHTNLANVKENSVNPQNRIYSAPIHMMNNSKHELYEISPYAQFAVGFRTFGHVENQDLPNRHKRYDTETSFQVCSESEDSDSISKSTLKSVPRKVCRTPHHR, encoded by the exons atggtcatATGTACCCCTCTGTCCTCAGGTCTGGATAGGAGAAAAAGACTGGCCGACAACAGAGTTCTGATCACGCAGCATTTCACCGAAAGAACAGTCACTCCTGGGGGCGAT ATAAGCATGCAGTGTGCGGCGACAGCTGATAAGCCACCGCAATTTGTGTGGGAGAGAGACGGCATCATCGTGTCCAGTAATACGGATccaag GTATGCTATAGGCCAAATCATGACAACAGACAACTCAGTGGTAGCGCAACTGAACATCACCAGGGTGAGGGTCGAAGACGGAGGACTCTACTCCTGTACGGCCAAGGAAGGCGAGCATTCAGCCAGCCACGAGAACAGACTTGATGTTTATG GTCCGCCATACATCCGATCTCTACCACCAATTAAAGTACAGAGTGGAGAATCTGTAAATTTAAGATGTCCATTCTACGGATATCCCATAAG CAAAATCGACTGGGAATACCAAGGCAAACTTCTTACTACAAACAGCCTTTTCCAAACACGTTACAAAAGATCTAAACACAAAACCAGAAGGAACGCCCCGTTAGTCAACATCAATGGAGTGCTCACCATCCCAGAAGTAACTAAAGAACAAAACGGGGCTATATACACTTGTATTGTGACCAGTCCTTCTGGTGAGATGGCAAGACGAGCCTTCGAAATTCAGGTGATAGAAGCGCCGGTCCTTGATGATTTGCTACTAGGAACTAATCTTCAAGAAGGTCAGATCGTGAATATATATTGCAATGTCAGGACTGGAGACTTGCCGATACATTTCGAGTGGTTGAAGGATGGGAAACGGATTCCGAGTAATTTGAAG gttGTAGAACGAAATTCAGAGTTATTCAGCGCTTTGGTAATTAAGAAAGTTTCATTAGAACATTGTGGAACATATACGTGCGTGGCATCGAACCACGTGGCTAAAGTAAACCGTTCTACCGATCTCTATATCAAAG ttgcACCTAAATGGCTCGAAGAGCCTGCCAACTCCTCACTTCTCCTGGGCAGAAGAGGAGCGGTCTCCTGCAGCGCCAGTGGATACCCTCAGCCTCAAGTGCACTGGATGAAGAAAGATG CGCTTCTAGGCACCTGGCAACCGGTGTTGGAATTGGCAGGTGGAGGCATTCTCAGTCTTCCTAACGGGACCCTTGTAATCGAGGAGGTTTCCCTAACTGATGAAGGCCTCTACTCTTGCAATGTAGAGAATGGAGTCGGACAGCCACTGAGCAAAACTATTTGGATGAGTGTAAata AACCAGTACACTTCGAGTCTTCATCAGCTAACGTGACGTCACAATTAGGACACCCTGTACGTCTCGAATGCAAACCTCTCGGAGACGATCCCATCAGAGTCGCGTGGTCGCATAATGGGAATGTAGTGGATATGCAGAACCAACG CATCAAGTTCTCAGAAGCCAAGACATCCCTCGGCTTGACAAGTACCATTAACATCCAATACTCGGAGACCAGAGACGCTGGTTACTACCAATGCCGAGCCAGCAACCCGTACGGAGCTGCTACCTTTAACGTCGAACTTACTATATTGG AACCACCAACTCCGCCATCAGACCTTCGTGTGGAATCTGTCCGGCCCAGGGCAGCTGTCGTCTCCTGGAGAGATACCCTGCGGGCCAACGCGAGACACTACTCTCTCCAGTACTCGACTGGCCACTACGCTCATACGTGGGATCATGCTGTCACCATGAACGTTACGAG gaAAGACACAGACGTCCGTCAGTCAGTAGAACTCCAAAACCTTCGACCAGCAACGGCGTACATAGCCAGAGTGGCGACAGGCAATCAGGTCGGAATCAGCCAGTTCACTGCACCGGTGCATTTCACTACACATGAAGAAG CCCCATCTTCACCCCCTACAAACGTGCAAGCAGAACAGACAGAGAACCCAGGAGAGTTGCAGGTATCATGGATGTCGCCTCTCAAGGAAACTCATAACGGAGTCATCATAGGCTACCATGTTAAGGCCGTTGCACAGAATTCTGGAGCAG ATGATTCCGATTCGAGGACGTTAAAGGTATCACAATTGTCTGGAAAGCAAGAAACTTTGCTTAGCGGACTCTTGAAGAACACCAA ATATGCAGTATCAGTCTCAGCCTTTACCAGTGCAGGATCTGGACCATTCTCGCTGCCAGTATTCCAAGACACAAGAGAAGGCG CCCCTGAACAAGCCCCGTCATCAGTAGAATGTACTGCCACCTCATCAACTTCCCTCAGGGTTGGCTGGCAGCCTATAGCACTGCCTGGTCAGGGCAGTTCTCTTGTTGGATACTCCGTACTTTACGCTACGGAAG ATGGCGCCTGGCACAACCAAACAGCACTCCACACGGAACTCTATCTGCAGAACTTACAAAAGTACACAAATTTCACCATCAAAGTGGCGGGATTTTCCAATTTTGGCACTGGACCATATTCATACCCAATTATCTGCGCTACACTTCAAGATG TTCCTGGACCGCCTGCGGACATTAAAATGTTAGTTCTGTCGTCAACGTCACTTCTCGTCAGTTGGAAGAAGCCAGATCATCCGAACGGGGAGATATTATACTATACTGTATATGTGAAGCCAGCTGCTAG TGGTGGAACAGCAAGACGCGTGCGTGCCGAAGGGACCCGGCGTAGTGCGGAAATCCGCGAGGTGACTGCGGGCCGCGCGTACGACGCGTGGgtgcgcgccgccaccgccgccggcGAGGGCGCGCCCTCACGCACGCTCACCAAGGCGCCTGATCATCGAG TGGTAGCAGGAGTAGCGTCTTTAGGTGGAACGATATCAGTAGGCGTGGGTCGGTCGGTGCTGCTGGTGTGCCAGTGCGtgggcgcgccgccgccgcgcaccgtGTGGTACCACCAGCACAACATCATCACGCACCACCCGCGCTTCACCAGGAACCACGACGATAGTCTGCTGATTAATA ACATAGATCAGTCCCTCAGCGGGAACTACACTTGCCTCGCCAAGAACCTCTATGGTTCTGATTCAGTGGAATACAACGTGATAGTCCTCCCGCTGCCTGAGTCCCCAGTCCTCCGAGCCACTCCGTACAAGGACTCGATCCTGGTGGAGTGGGAACAGCCGTTCTATATCACCAACAGAAGCTCTAGCCAAAAGATAA GTTACAGCCTAACTTGGAAGGAAGCGAACGGTCCATGGCAAGAAGCCTGGCCGTCCAATAAGTTGCCCAACATGTCGGGAGTCCAGAAACACACGCTAACCGGCTTGAAGTGCGGGACCAAGTACTCGTTGAGAATCACGGCTACCAATAAGGTTGGGACTTCCCAACCTGCTTACATGGACGTCAGTACCCTGGGAGGAG TACCAATCCCACCATCAACGAACGAGTGGTTGTGGAGCAACTGCACCCACATCTACGTGCAGCTAGCGGGATGGGATGACGCTGGCTGCGAGCTGAGAGGATGGGATGTAGAGTACCGTCAGCTTGGAAGCCGAGTATGGACCCGGGCGCATAATACTATG GCTTACTCAGACATACCGTCGTGGAGCCTAGCGCCACTCTACCAACCCAAGAGTCCGTACCGACCAGGGTCGTTCGCGATAGGCGATCTGCGACCAGCCACGTGGTACCAGTTGCGGATGACAGCTTCCAACGAAGCTGGGAGTGTCACTACAGTATATAGCTATGCTACTAAGAATGAGGATGGAA GCGAAGTTGGTCCACCATCAGATTTGTTTGACTTGAACATGCTGGTGATCATCTGCAGCTCTATTTTGCTGACGCTATGTTTGTTGAGCTGCGTGTACATACTCGTCAAAAGGCAAAG GGGAAACCTGACAGAGTACAGGGACTCCATAACCGTGGAGAACAAGTCAGAGAGCGGGAACGTGACAGCCAACACTTCGCACACTAACCTGGCCAATGTTAAGGAGAACTCTGTCAACCCTCAAAACAGGATATACAGCGCGCCGATACACATGATGAATAATAGTAAACATG aATTGTACGAGATCAGCCCGTATGCGCAGTTCGCTGTCGGCTTTAGAACATTCGGTCACGTGGAAAATCAGGACTTACCCAATCGACATAAGAGATATGACACTG AGACGAGTTTCCAAGTGTGTTCTGAGTCGGAAGACAGCGACAGCATATCCAAATCTACACTGAAGAGTGTACCTAGAA AAGTATGCAGAACTCCGCATCACAGGTAA
- the LOC115454256 gene encoding phenoloxidase-activating enzyme, translating into MWRQSSLFFTYVVGVLAIEGKGKPCGAEASPHLLHHNPWLVYIEYYRHQHLTEIRCAGTLISSKHVVTAAHCVKKTRFSHLVARLGEYDTRTEQDCLRGLCADPLKKIAVSKIIGHPGYDGRQHDIAVLVLAEDAPYTDFIRPVCLPSGDLDPTATFTASGWGVIPFNGHYSDTKKILLLPNWGIAECKAAYSSIDLPDGVICAGGEEGVDTCNGDSGGPLAWVRYRIELWGVTSFGNTHCGTKDSPGIYTKVIDYLDWIQEVSASN; encoded by the exons ATGTGGCGGCAGTCATCTTTATTCTTCACTTATGTCGTAGGAGTTTTGGCGATAGAAGGAAAAG GTAAACCTTGTGGTGCTGAAGCAAGCCCGCATCTCCTCCACCACAACCCTTGGCTGGTGTACATAGAATATTACAGGCATCAGCACCTTACAGAGATCAGGTGTGCTGGCACCCTCATCAGCTCGAAGCACGTCGTCACTGCCGCCCACTGTGTTAAGAAGACCAGGTTTTCGCA TCTTGTAGCTCGACTGGGGGAATATGACACGAGGACTGAACAGGACTGCCTTCGGGGGTTGTGTGCGGATCCCTTAAAGAAAATAGCCGTTTCGAAGATCATTGGCCACCCAGGCTACGATGGGAGACAGCATGATATCGCTGTCTTAGTCTTAGCTGAGGACGCTCCGTACACCG ACTTCATTCGACCGGTATGCCTGCCGTCCGGCGATCTGGATCCAACAGCCACCTTCACAGCATCAGGATGGGGGGTCATCCCCTTCAATGGCCACTACAGTGACACCAAGAAGATCTTACTCCTACCCAACTGGGGCATTGCAGAATGCAAGGCAGCTTATTCAAGCATCGACCTTCCTGACGGAGTCATCTGTGCTGGTGGTGAGGAAGGGGTGGATACCTGCAATGGAGACTCCGGGGGGCCCCTCGCTTGGGTCCGTTATAGGATCGAGCTATGGGGGGTGACCAGCTTCGGAAACACGCATTGCGGGACCAAGGACTCCCCTGGGATTTATACAAAAGTAATTGACTATTTGGATTGGATCCAGGAAGTCAGTGCGTCTAACTGA